tataACTAGATTCCTATTCCGATCTAAATGCCAGGTCATGACTGGAAAAGTCACAGTAATGTGTTTTAGAATATGTTTTGGCATCTTGGATCTtgaccttttcccccctcccttattAGTGACCTTGTGTGTAGATAATATTCAGTTCTATTGTACTCGTAGACATGGGTTTTTATACCTTTAAAGATTTTGGCCCCAAGCACATAGATTGCTTTAGAACACATGTCCCAACTATGCTATTAGTAAGCAATTTTCATATCTTTGCTGATATCTGGAAGTTTATATCTATACCATCTCtaggactcccccctcccccaaatgtaaTATCTGTCAACATAACTGCTTCTGGTCCATAGTTCTACCTTGTTGCAAACCCATAACCTCTATGGTCCTAGTTGAAGCCTCGTAatagacttacagcacaatcctaactaactttccaatgcaaatgcagctatgccaatggggtgtgcaccgcATCCTGCTGCGACAGCAGGgggagggtagtcatggaggcctccttaaggtaaggaaatgtttgttccctgaacctcaaggctgcattgcagctgcatcaaagctgaaaagttggctagaattgggctgatagttTCACTTAACTACAGCAAAGGAATAGGCCGGCATTGTTCTGTTGTCTATAAGTGTGGTGGCTTGCCAGCTTCTTGTTCACATACAGTTATGAACATGAGGAGGATAAGGCCTGACTATGAAGCCTACCTGACTATGAAGCCTACTGTTTTAATATAGCTGGACAACTCACACAGATGCAAGTCACACAGACcctctaacacagccattttcaaccactgtgccatggcacactggtgtgccgtaaaTGGTCTGCAGACATGCcgtaggagtttgggagagggtcatctattaatagagccattggggaatgtgagctccacaccagcagcatggtgtgccttgtcaattgtcaaaaattgtcaaaagcatagtgtgccttgagaattttagtaccttgtcagtatgctgagagacgaaaaaatgttgaaaatcactgttctaacatGCATCACAAATGAAGGAATTTCTTCCACAAAATGCTCTCATGCAGGAATGGAAACTTTCTATTCACCACTGTAGACACCTCCCAAAGCTTCATTCTAGTTTTTTTTCTAGACATGAAAAGTTTTTCACTATTTCCACTGTTCAGCACTGTTTCTAACTAGTAGATAAAATTATCTGAAACTTGCAAGCACACAGTGAGTTTGTACTCagcattttcaaaaatatatcAGTCAAGAACAACTAAACCACATTTATACCTATTGTTCAGGTATGCATCTTCACACCCTAACTGTATATGTCTTCCACAGAAACAGGAGTGAATGGATCACATGGATGGATGGGGTCTCTGCATGTTGGATGTAATGATGTATGTTCTTTGGTACCTGATTGACGCTGATGTTGCACATGTGGAATGAATCTTAGGGTTCCTACTAGGCTGCTCTGTGAACCCACACCTAAGCATTAGGCAAGAAATTGACAAAGAAAATCACACTGAGATGGTATAGAATTGGTGAAAGAGCAACAGGCCAAAAGCATTCATTAAAACTCTGGCTATTCTACTTGTCCAGGATGTGAAGGTTTGTTGTAGTATTCAATCTACATACATCGCACAGTGCTTCTTATGAAAAATACACATAAAGCATGAAAAAtgacaatttttattatttatttatttttgtttaaagaagagaGACAGATGGAGAATGTTCTACTTAGTGGTAGACTCCAGTACTATAAGTAGAGTGGGCTAGATGTgttttatgttgttgttgtttttaatattctCCAAAAGATTGTGAAAGCAGAATCAATTCTTAGTTTTTAATCTAGTTTCACTGGATAACCAGCTAAGAGCCTGCAAAGGTCACTTACTCATTAGGGAGGAAACTAATAATATGAATCCATCAACTGATTTGTCTTGGAAAGCAACAGCTCCTCCTCATTATCATCTaggggcccagtcccatccaacttttcagcagtggtgcagctacaatgcagccccgaggtaaggaaacaaatgttcccattccttgaggaggcctccaagactgcttcccgaacacaggatgcagtgcacttcccattggcacagctgcactggtactggaaaattggataagatttggcccttagttagaATTTTTTACTAGGGTGGATTTTTATGTTTCCCCCAGAAGAATTTGCAGAACTGTTATGTACTTCAGTATACTGCATAAAGCTTTACCTGGTCGCACTTTTTTCCATGGCAACATTTCAGGTAACATGTAACAGTTTTCTAAAATGATAATATAAAATACAAATCGGTGAAATTAAAATAGCCCAGAGTAACTGACATGCAGCTGGATCCACTAAATTCAGTGGCAGGTATTACAAGTAAGTCCACATAGAAATACAGTGTAGCTTTGGATTTATAGTGCATGGTAACTCTCAAGAGTTTAATAAGGGCTGTTTATTATATCACCTCTACAACCTTAAGACAATTTAGCCAAGAATCTCCCATCTTGTGTCCCATATCAATGAGTAGTCCTTCCACTCCAAGACAGATCTGTGAACTGCAGGGCTCCAGGTTTCAACTGGATCAACAGATGTAGCTTTCAGTAGCAATCCTATGTCTACAGAAGGTAATGTGGTCAACTatcatcatggttggcaaccttcagtctcgaaagaccatggtataagcctacagcacccgatattcccaggtggtctcccatccaaatactaaccaggcctgaccctgcttagcttccactgAGATCTATGTCATGCAGAAGTGACCCAATAATGCAGGGATTGGAATTACTGCTTGAAGGATTATAGGGCACTGAGAACATCTCCTGTGCTAGCATGGTTACAATGAAAAGAATCTACCCAAGAGTGTGGTTGGTTGGTTCTGTTCCAGTCATGTCATGGTGCTTGCATGGAAAGCACTCCCATGGAATTGTgcccctgctttccccctccccatttctccaAGACATTTAAAAAGCCTAAGCCTAAGTAATAgtttgttttctgctttcatttgcAGGGAAGTGGCATCAAGGTGTGAACTGTGACTCTCTCAATGATCACTGCCACCATCCTTTAAATCATGGCTTTGATTATTTTTATGGCATGCCTTTCACTCTTCTCAACAACTGCCAGGACCACAAGCCACCAGAGCTGGATGCCGCTTTGCAGGCTAAGCTGTGGTTTTACACTCAGTTCATTGCTGTTGCTGTGCTCACAGTTCTCGCCGGAAAAATCACTGGGCTGATCTCTGTTTCGTGGAGAGCGGCCACTTGCTTTGCTTTCTTTGGACTCCTGTTTTTTGCTTCCTGGTTCTCCAGTTATGGTTTTGTGAAACTCTGGAATTGTATCCTGATGCGCAACTACAGCATTACTGAACAACCAATGAAGCTGGAAAGAACAGCCTCTCTCATATTACAGGAAGCAGTGTCATTTATTCAGAGGTAATTAATGCATGCCATGAAATACCAACATGCAAAACACTGAAGTTTACCAAATGCATTCATTCCATGTATTTCTTTGAAGGAAGAAGCACGGGCCGTTCctcctttttgtttctttcttgcaCGTTCACACCCCCCTGTTCACCACAGAAAAATTTCTTGGGAAGAGCAGACATGGTATATATGGAGACAACGTAGAAGAAATGGACTGGTTGGTAGGTGAGTTGACTTCATTCATAGCCACAGTGAGATGCAAGATAAGGAAGTCTGAATTTGCACCTTGGTTTCTTAGCCAGTGTGCTACAGCAGCTCACTGACAGCCCCAGCctatcaaccccctcccccactgatgtaCTATGCCACTActgtatgcactgcatcctgtgggaggcagtcccagaggtaccctccatgtaagggaacatttgttcccttgctgggagtaagctcccacTGCCTGATTGaatctgctcagacttgcacatTTATTTTCTGGTGCAAGCTCAAGTGAACTCAGgaagcagatcaaggccaggaagggggttaggatatcaatggcactgctgctgccattaacacccccttcctggctttgacccaccttcctcataagaacataagaacagccccactggatcaggccataggcccatctagtccagcttcctgtatctcacagcagcccaccaaatgccccagagagcacaccagataacaagagacctcatcctgctccctgcccccaaccccaccccatcctgccccaccTGCCCTGTGCACTGAATTACCAACACCAGGGCTCGTGGGAAGGCCGCTGGCATGCCATGATCACTcgccacttgcagcagcagcccaactgTGCAAACTGGCATGTCGCCATTTGTGACATGCTGTGCCACTGCAACACATGTTCAGGTATCACAGCATGCCCATCAGACCAGGCTGTGAATTGCCTCAGGCAAGTCCAGGTCACTCAACTCAAACCTCAGGagtgttgtgaggatgaaagagATAAAACAATCTACTTCCTTAGAGAAAAGTTGGGATATAAATTCGATAATAGGACCACTAATTCAATCATATTTACTGTATACCATTAAATGTATATCCTTCATAATAAATCTTCAAATTTTTATACAAATTGTAGGTCAGATTCTAGATACTATTGACAAAGAAGCTTTGAGAAACAACACATTAATCTATTTTGCCTCAGATCATGGAGGACAGCTAGAAGCTCAGGAAGGTACAGTCCAGCTAGGTGGCTGGAATGGCATATATAAAGGTAAGGAGCATGATTAAGTTGTGTAGTTAACATCGTTTTGCCTAGCTAGAATTTTGGCATCTGTTCTTGTGTTCCAGGTCAGGAGAAAGTTTGGCATGACTTTCCAAAGTGATGGTACCCCATaatacaagagaaaatatttctttactcagcgtgtggttggtctgtggaactccttgccacaggatgtggtgacggcatccggcctggacacctttaaaaggggattggacaagtttctagaggaaaaatccattacggggtacaagccatgaggtgtatgcgcaacctcctgattttagaaatgggctatgtcagaaggccagatgcaagggagggcaccaggatgaggtctcttgttatctggtgtgctccctggggcatttggtgggccgctgtgagatacaggaagctggactagatgggcctatggcctgatccagtggggctgttcttatgtgcttaatATGTGAGAGCCCTGCGTATCTTTTACTGAGTGCCTTTATGGGTACATGCCTCAGGGAACTGCTGAATGAATTGTCGGAGTTAAGAGAGAAGGTGCCAAAATACTCCTTGTTGCCTTTATTGAACCAAACTCTCAATTATATTTATTGCTCTTACATATTACAGAGTACCCTGCAAATTTATATGCACTGCTGATTCTTAATACTTGGAGTGGCTCGTAGATTCTCTTCTTAATCTGTATGTATGAGAGTTTGGGTGCGCTGTAATCTAAAAACCTAGTGAAGGCAGGTTTTTTGGAATTGCAAGTTCTCATTGATTTCAGGCACTATTGGCTAATGGTAGTATGAACTGTAATCAAAAGAAAATGACAAGACCTTGGTATATGCCTTGCTAACGTTTAAAGAAGTTAAGATTTCTCCCATTTCTGTGTGCATAAAGCCTATAGCAACTTGAAAAACAACAGTTGAATGCATTCTGTATGTACACAGGTGCCTTGAAGCTATTTTGTGAATGGAGGAgtacaaatattttcaataaataataATCTTGAATACATTTTCCTCTAAAATGAAAGTGCTCAGTATTTTAATATGTGCCAGttctttttattgtttaaaatggCAAAAAATGCTAAAGACTCTTTAGAATGAATTCATTGTGAAGTTCCATTTCCTCTCCCTGACATATTTTTTTAGGTTTTCATATCTTCATTCCACCCTTCTGCTTCTTCATTACAGCCCTTCAAAAGGGTTCaggctgtgattttttttttctttttctggttgtgGGGCGGTTTCAAATGAAGTTCTGAGAAAGGATAGGAATGGGACTTTTCTTTCCTTGCTCTTataactgtttgacctgtcaacTGTATTCATGAAACTGAGCCTAGGGGAGAAACGGTGGGATGCTCTCACCCATCTGCAATTCTAGGTGGAACCACAAGTCTGTTTAATAAACATGTGTCGTTTATGCTCATTCTCTTGTATTTCTAATGCAGGGGGCAAAGGCAtgggaggatgggaaggaggaaTCCGTGTGCCAGGCATATTTAGGTGGCCTGGAATTCTCCCTGCCAACACTGTTGTTGACGAACCAACAAGTCTTATGGATATTTATCCCACGGTGGCCCACCTGGCTGGAGGGACTGTGCCAAAAGACAGGTATATCAACATAGCTGCTATTGTATCAATACAATATTACTGTTATTGTATGCAGCATATTAGAAACACAGCTTTGTGTGTTTTGATTTACACTGGATTTGTGTTGCAATATATAAATGGTAACAAGCAATGGGCTTGGGTAGCCAGAGTACTTTCTGTAATCAAGCATGCAGTAGCACTTTCTGGAATtttcttattttgcatttttatccaTAGTACTCTCTTTTTACTCCATTACTGTGTAGGATTCAGATATCTTCCAAGTGACAGTTCTGTTGTAGGGAAATTGCAAATTGCCAGCATAGTTACTGTAATATTTTGCATGAGAAAACAGCATTCCCAgcccactaagggcccagtccagatccttgcacaccagctcaccaccagcatgcatTGTCGCAAACACGCCATATGTGGGCCCATCATGAGCCTACACTGGACCAGATCTGGCGCTGGGCACACGGACTGCCGCCTGGCACTCTGTGTgaagtgccaggcagtggagaggtaagacggggcagggggagacagggagaaggcattctggggcgggtggagggtgggggaaagcatgGCATGGTGAAGGAGTGGAGCGGGACTAAGCTGcattggatccagagccccatgtcaggccacactgcctgacacaggactctgattctgcacccactaaagagccactgcagaattgagtaaccccattccgaggctacttcccttactcgggatgaatgtccccttcccccaaggaaccgcgagcagctgcccagggcactTAGGATTCCGTGGCAGTCATTTTGGCGCTACTGCAGCCCTAcatactgggcagctcaggattgggctgttagtggtcaATTATGATCAGGTGGTTTGGCTGGAATGTAATTGTGTATTTACCAAATGATATCACCGCTAAAAAGCCATACAGCTCCTTCCATGTACAGACCATTTTTTAACCTGTGCCAATGTTTTGTTGTTTAGGACTGAGTATTCTGTTGTAGCCTAAGAATCGCTCACGTAGCATGTGTGTGTAACATATAATGAAATTTGTCTGTATTAAGACAAATATAAATCAAATATTGGGATATAAATCCCAATAAAAAAATGCATGGGGGCATAATTATTATACAAATACACTCATTGTATTTCACATGATAGGGGCTGATGTGCATCTTTAATTACATGCTGAAAAATGATTGGAAAAGTAATATTTTCAGGATGTAACTGCCCATAAATTGGTAACATGTGGGCCTGTTCTCTTGAAAGCTTCACCACAATCATTTCAAAGACTCCAGAAAATGTCTTTTCCAGGGGAGGAGAAAAACAGTTGATAGACTGCAACTTTTTGAGATTCCCCAGTTTGATTATTTCTATTTTCTCCATTGCTGTAGAATAATTGATGGAAAGAATCTGTTCCCTTTATTACGACAAAAAGTCAAGCACTCAGAACATGAATTCATGTTTCATTACTGTGGATCATACTTGCATGCAGTACGGTGGCATCAGAAAGACAGTAAGTATGAAAAATTCTCTTTAGGGtaaacatttccatttttttttttttttaaatagggaaaGCCTAACTATGTAAAGGCCTTAATATGTAAAGGCCAGTCTTGCTAAATATATCTATTCTCAGCCATCTGTCAGTCTGGTGCAAAAGCTGCTATAATGGTGCTTTCTATTGGCTTAAGAGGCATCATAACATAGATCTACAGGTTGAGACaaattattcgagtgggttcctttccaagcaaaaaacgcactatagcaaatcaatttaaaaaacaaagttactttgctctggtgatttaaaaacagccttgctgacctttgtaatgtaagataagagtcattaagaagacaatctatcaatcagtcgtcctccaagcaggggcttcactcagtccctcccttcaccaatgcaaagtgatcacctttctttcagttttTCAGAGGGAATGGAAGGGTCCTCTAGAGAGagtaggattgatggattgtcagccagctgccctctctctcattaaggaggctattgttaaaggactgttcagttttttaaactgattttaaaggggtgcattttccccttctccagggatcggcacattccttctcttttgcaggggccattcatgttgagtcaaatctgtgtataaaaaatttgtgtataaataggctggacctgtgttTACAACTTCAAGACAAAGGTATATAACACAACAACTTGTGAAAAGAACAGTCATAGAGTACCACATGTGACTTTTATATCCACAGTCTCTGGTGGCTTCAGGATCAGGGAAATGTGCTGATGCTATTCCACGTACTATGGATAGTTGATTATAGAACAAATTAATAAGAGGCAGCGTGATGGTATGTTTCATATAGGTTGTCTAGTCTTTTAGAAAGCTGTTTATATGAATTTCTTTACAGTGGCAAGGAACTTTATTTGAAGTTTTAGAGGCAACAGATCTCCAGATAATGTTGTCATATTTCATACCTTCACAATTACTTCACCAGGTGGTGCAATATGGAAGGCACATTATGTGACACCAGTATTCCACCCCAAAGATGCAGGGGCCTGTTACGGAAAAGGAATTTGCCCGTGTTCTGGAGAAGGTGTAACACATCACGAGCCTCCTTTGCTGTTCGATCTGTCAAGAGATCCATCAGAGGCTGTGCCTCTGTCACCGGACACAGAGCCACTGTTCCATGCAGTCCTAAAGAGAATAGATGAGGCTGTGGAGGAGCATCGGAGTACTCTCACGCCTGTCCCGCAGCAGCTCTCTTTCTACAACATTGTGTGGAAACCTTGGCTGCAGCCATGCTGTGGGACATTGCCATTCTGTTGGTGTGATAAGGAAGATGGCAGTGGCCATTTAGTTGGGTGAAACATTACTCTTACTACAGCAACCTTCAGCCAGGAAGGTGAAGTCTCCAATGTGATTTTGGCCACTTTCAGTTAATTATTGTTATCTCATTGCAATCTGGAGAACTTGTCTATCGCTAAAAGCCAGGAAGGAAAATACCAAGCAATCACAGCTTCTTCTGCCTCACCCCTCTCCTAGTTCTGTCTCTTGAAGTAAGCAGAATTGACCTCTCAGGCAGGAGCAGAAAATGCACGGGGTAACTTGAGGCCAAATGTGACCATACGCATACTGCATGGTTGGGACCTTcggattttgttttaattaatgtaGATAGCCACTTGGGGCATCGGTCAGGGCTACTGGGAAAAGGGCTATGCATGGTCCTAATACAGATTCTTCCCATTCCTGCTCCAGCTACTATTTGCTAGAGAAGAAAAGCTCCTTTTGGCACTTTCCTTTTGGGGCAAATAGTCCCAATATGTATTTCCCCTGACCTGCTGCTATATCAGCACAAATTGTTAAAGCCCCTCTTTCCTCCAATGCTGATTGGGGTCCCATGAGACTACTGACATgaacaaatataaacacacagGTTCTGATCATGCTGTTAAAAAATATAGTTGACTGTGCAATTCTTTCCTAAGTTTGTAAGCAGAGACTATATTGTGTTTAATTGTTGTACACTGCATAGAAATGTGGGGTGCTTTGTAAATAATGGAAAGGGCTACATCAGTGTAAATGTAACAAACAAATAATTTAGATAGCAAATAAAGAAAGTttacacatttaaaatttgcacaCTTACAAAAATTGCTAGGGTGATGATAGCATAACTCAGGGTTTATTAATTTCCAAACAATGAAAACGTCTTCAAATGTTATGCTTCCAAAGAACAATGAACGCATTATAACTGTTTTACTTTATTATTGAATTCAGTGTACATTTTATAAATCAATTCCCTTTTTCATCATATGCATCCATTTGCTGTATAGCTTTACAAAATTAGTCACTTAGGTTGGTATGCAAATAATATTCATATAAACGGAAATTTTTGCTGTATTATACTAAAATATATAATGAATAAGGCTTTTGGAGATTTGTGTTCATACTTACAATACTAACAATGAGGAAGATTTGTCCACTGAATTGTTACAGTTTGATAAtgaaaaaatacaaaagaaattGCACAAAGGAGCTTATTTCTGCTAATTTCACTAATTTTTCCTCAATAAACTAGTTTTTAGCACTGGCTTTGTTAGAATTACattgaaaaataaagaaatcaaTTGGATGCCTTTCAGCtgtttggaaaaaataaaatctagACCACAGAGACATGATTGCATTATATTAAAATGAAAAAACAGAATGCATGCCAGAAATGAGACACAAATGACACTGTCTTTATATAACTACCAATTTGTGTAGACCTGCTGCCATCCACTTCTGTTCTTTTATTACTCTGCTCCATTTGTCCTATTACTTACTACTTGGTAAGGGGAAAATGCAGTGCCTTGATTCAGATTTAATACTAACTCATGGTTTCATGCTACAGGAATGAGTTTAAGAATGCTGCAAGCTTGTGCACTCTCCTCTTTTCGTTCCTCGTCTTACACCGGCAAAGTGAAAGCTATTGCATTACCTTTAGAACAACCACAACTTTGTAGCAACCATGTTAGGAAGAACTTGGgtgaactgtggtttgttaactAACTAAAAACAAATTAGAATATCAAACCATGCTTATCTCAAGAGACTGAGGTTTGTATAATGAAGATTGGAACCGGTACTCAAAAAGAGGGGATGGAATGTGGAACTGTGGTTTCTTCTGAAGATTCGTAAGAGCTTTCACTCCCAAATGAGGAGGGGAAGTGCACAACCTGCAGCTTCCTTAGGTTTGCTGGTGTAGTGCTAATCTGTGTTTTAGCATTGCATCTGAACCTGGCTAGTATCGAGACTACAGTCTTTGCCTTATGAAGCCAGAGTTGTTTTACTTTATCTCGATTGACAGCCTTATTCTCAAAACAAAATTCATTTCCTTGCCCGAACAACTATTTGCAAAAAGTTCATTGgaccagttcagatgatacttcAGTCTCCTGGGTGGTTCCACATGATTAAATATGGGCCTGCACATGTCCAGCATCCTCCTTTTGGTGCCAGTATACTTAACTGTGGATATAGGCACTTCATCTGAACCACCCCTCTATGCATGCTACTAATACTACTTTTTAAACTAACCTCCCCATGTGATTTAGAAAACTCACTCGTGCACAAGAGGAAGTGCCAGAACATGTGTGTATTGGGAGTGTGTATATCCTTAACTGCCTGGGACCTGCTGGGCAATTAAAGTCTGGTTTAAAGCACCACATCATCTCTTTACACATTTGAATATTGGGAAATGGAGATTTTTGGGCAGATGTTTAAAAATCTACTTTTTTAATCATGAAGGAAGAGAtgcagagcccaatgctatgcacgTCCTATGCATGACATCCGATGCATGTCACTTGTAGAAGTGTAAGTGGGTCCAGTTGCTAACCACTAGGGCACTGCACCTGTTTTATGCTCTACCCCTTTCTTTCTCAGTTACTTATTAGAAAATGATATGGTTAccatctttggaaaaaaaatagacCTAGAGGCATGTGCCTCTAGGTCCTAAAAGTATCCTGGCACAGAGAAATGTGAGGTATGTTTTCCTGACATAGAGATAAATTTTGTAAAAAGTCTCACCGATAAGTTAAGATAGCTAAAGCCACCTTGTAAATTCCTTTAATTGGAATGTGGAATAAAAATGCATTCaagtttattaataaaaataaccatGTTTAAGGATTACGACTCTTCTTTAGGGGTAACCTAAAATCAAGATTCATTTATGGGAAATTCTCAAA
This portion of the Tiliqua scincoides isolate rTilSci1 chromosome 3, rTilSci1.hap2, whole genome shotgun sequence genome encodes:
- the LOC136646072 gene encoding arylsulfatase D-like, translated to MLLPLGKRIYIATLLAFILFNDCEKSAALDLKPNIVLMLADDLGIGDVGCYGNNTLRTPNIDQLAKEGVRLTQHIAAASLCTPSRAAFLTGRYPIRSGMASSGGYRALQWNAGSGGLPVNETTFAKLLHQQGYATGLIGKWHQGVNCDSLNDHCHHPLNHGFDYFYGMPFTLLNNCQDHKPPELDAALQAKLWFYTQFIAVAVLTVLAGKITGLISVSWRAATCFAFFGLLFFASWFSSYGFVKLWNCILMRNYSITEQPMKLERTASLILQEAVSFIQRKKHGPFLLFVSFLHVHTPLFTTEKFLGKSRHGIYGDNVEEMDWLVGQILDTIDKEALRNNTLIYFASDHGGQLEAQEGTVQLGGWNGIYKGGKGMGGWEGGIRVPGIFRWPGILPANTVVDEPTSLMDIYPTVAHLAGGTVPKDRIIDGKNLFPLLRQKVKHSEHEFMFHYCGSYLHAVRWHQKDSGAIWKAHYVTPVFHPKDAGACYGKGICPCSGEGVTHHEPPLLFDLSRDPSEAVPLSPDTEPLFHAVLKRIDEAVEEHRSTLTPVPQQLSFYNIVWKPWLQPCCGTLPFCWCDKEDGSGHLVG